GGTTTCCTCCGTAATCCATAGACCGCCCCCCTACGCGCTTATGGGGCAAAGAAAGCGGAACCCCCTGCCCCACTGTTCCGCTGGGATAATGGCTTGTGGGTCGAGTTTCCTTTCCCTGCTGAACCCAAGGGGGTACCCTCCCTTGAGAGACTATTTCCCTAGTTCGGTTCCGGGCCTGAGGTTACGCAAGAAGTCTTCACAAGGGAGGCATGGAATGTCATTCACGCGTAGAGGCTGAGATCCCCCATATAGTAGAATGGCCTGGGCTTCGGGGTAATCTTCCTGAAAAGTACGCAATGATCGCACATCGCGCCGTTCAACCCGTGAGGAGGATTTGACCTCGATGGCCGTGAAACCGTTCGGACCGTAAATTACAAAATCCACCTCAACGCCGGATTTTGTCCTCCAGTAATATAAAGTTGAGTCATTCTGGGAATAGGCAATCCAAGCCCTTAAATGTTGCGCCACCAAACCCTCCAAGGCCGCCCCGGAGACTTCATCTGCACGATCCAAGGGTCCGCGCGGTCTTAACTTTCGGTAAACACCACAATCAAAGAAATAAAACTTTGGGTGCTCCGTCAATTGCCGAGTCGCCCGTCGTTTGAAAACCGGCAGACGAAAACCGAGCAGGAGATCTTCCAATATGGATAAATACCCTTCGACCGTACTTCGACTGACCTGACATTCTCGGGCGACTTCGGTGGCATTCAAGAGGCTGCCATGGGAAAAGCTCATGGCCTCCAAAAAACGACTGAAACTGCCGGTGTTACGGGCGAGCCCTTCCTGCTGGACCTCCTCCCGCAAATAGGCCGTCAGATAGGCGCCCAGTGCGGATTCCCGGTCCTCCTCGCCCCAAACCACAGGCAACATCCCCCAGCGCAGGGCAGAGAGCAGGTCAAAGCGTGCGCCTAATTCCGCGCCCATGAATGGATGGAGTGTCAAGACGGCGGCCCGGCCAGCCAATAGGTCGACCCCTTGGCGCTTCAATTTCCGTGAACTGGACCCCGTAAGGATAAAACGCTTTCCCGCTTGTTGTGAAATGGCCTGGTGCACTTCGTCGAGCAAGGCGGGAACTTTCTGAACCTCGATGGGCGGAACGGTCGGTATGCCTGCAGTGGGAATGTCGGGTGATTAACGACATAGATAGAAAGATGCCCATAGAAGACTTATTCTGTCTTTTCTCTTTTCCGGTGAGAATCAGTATGGCGGTGAGGAACCATTTGCGTGGGAAAGGAATTCAGGAGTATAGCCTGCGGGATATGATGGAATTCCTCATCCCAAAAGTCCCCGCCGAAAAAGTCTCTAATTTCATTCTGTTAAAGGATTATCTGGATGGAATAGGGAAGGATTGGCAGGCTTTGTTTTCTCCCTCGGAAATTCTAAAGCATTCTTTTCCACTGCATTTTTTTCAACTTGCCGCTTCAAATAATAAAGTGCATATCTTACTCCCCAAGGGGGAGGAGATATTATTATGGAATGCAAAAACCTCGCCCAGTTTCCCTCCGCAACCTTCGCTTCCAGTTTGTTTTCCCCCTGCTGGCGCCATGCCTCCCGTCAACGTAGAGATTTTTGACACCCACCAATAGAAAGGAACCGTATGTTGAAATATAGGCTGCTTATCGTTACCATCGCCGGTCTCTGCGCGCTTGAGGGCGCCGCTCTCGGCGGAGAAATTGTCTACAAGTATGACAGTCTGAACCGGCTAACTAATTCCGTCTATTCTCAAGGCGTGATAGCAACCTATAAGTACGACTCCGCGCACAATGTCCGCGAAGTCAAACTCATCAAGGATACCGACAATGATGGGCTCCCGGATTATTGGGAGATGCTTTATTTCGGCTCGTTAACCGCGACCGACGGGACTTCTGATTTCGATGGTGACGGGTTAAGCGATTATGAAGAATATCTGGCTGGGACCGACCCTACCGACCCGAACTCCTCCATGCGTTTTTATGGATGTGGAGGTGGCAATAATGGCCCCACGGAGTTCACTATTGTTTGGTCAAGTTCCACCAACCGCAACTACACCATTGAATGGACCACGTCGTTGATGACCAACTTTGTGATGTTGGTGACGAATATACCGGGTGCCCCGCCCCAGAACCAATACGTTCATGAGACGATGGAATCCAATGCCTTTTACCGGGTCATCTTGCAGGACGGCGAAACGACTGATGAGGAGGTGATCCCGTGAAGTCATCCCTTCTCAATCGTTTTGGGTCTATTTTCTGCAGTTTTTCGCTGGTCTGTCTCTCCACTTTGGCCGAAGCCCCGCCTCCCGTGGAGGGCGAAGGCGGAAACCCCGGCTGGCTCATGGCCAGTCCGCCACCAGAACCGGCTGGGGAACGGGTGTCTTCTTTGGCCGAGGCTGAATCGGGACTGAGTGTGGCGTCAATTTCGACGAACGGTGCCGACGCGGTAACAGCGGACATCATAGAATTGGCCCGTGGCCTGGATAACGACCCGGTCCGCCTCTACGAATTTGTCCATAACCATATCCGGTTTGAACCCTATTATGGTTCACTCAAGGGTGCAACCCGTACCCTGCGGGACAGGGCTGGTAACGATTGTGATCAGGCATCGCTCTTGGTGGCGCTTTTGCGACAAAGCAATGTGGACTCCAAGTATGCCTATGGCACTCTGACTCTGCCCACAATCGCTTATGACGGAACACCGAATGCTTGGAACTGGCTCGGCGCCAGCGATCCGCTGGATGCATTAAGGAAGGGCGGAATTCCGGCAACGGCGGGCAGTGGCGGATCCACACTTACCTTGGATTTCATATGCGTGGATGCGTATGTCAGCAATGCCTGGGTCCGACTGGCCCCCTCGCTCAA
The nucleotide sequence above comes from bacterium. Encoded proteins:
- a CDS encoding DUF4143 domain-containing protein, giving the protein MPTAGIPTVPPIEVQKVPALLDEVHQAISQQAGKRFILTGSSSRKLKRQGVDLLAGRAAVLTLHPFMGAELGARFDLLSALRWGMLPVVWGEEDRESALGAYLTAYLREEVQQEGLARNTGSFSRFLEAMSFSHGSLLNATEVARECQVSRSTVEGYLSILEDLLLGFRLPVFKRRATRQLTEHPKFYFFDCGVYRKLRPRGPLDRADEVSGAALEGLVAQHLRAWIAYSQNDSTLYYWRTKSGVEVDFVIYGPNGFTAIEVKSSSRVERRDVRSLRTFQEDYPEAQAILLYGGSQPLRVNDIPCLPCEDFLRNLRPGTELGK
- a CDS encoding thrombospondin type 3 repeat-containing protein → MLKYRLLIVTIAGLCALEGAALGGEIVYKYDSLNRLTNSVYSQGVIATYKYDSAHNVREVKLIKDTDNDGLPDYWEMLYFGSLTATDGTSDFDGDGLSDYEEYLAGTDPTDPNSSMRFYGCGGGNNGPTEFTIVWSSSTNRNYTIEWTTSLMTNFVMLVTNIPGAPPQNQYVHETMESNAFYRVILQDGETTDEEVIP